In the genome of Raphanus sativus cultivar WK10039 chromosome 4, ASM80110v3, whole genome shotgun sequence, one region contains:
- the LOC130510569 gene encoding ABC transporter A family member 12-like isoform X2, with translation MADPSPASFGTQANALLRKNLTYQRKHIWTNVRLILVPLFLCLILLAIQHVMDALMKSVSDMAGDCKSNPNLSGGKCPIPNPPMLPPMLQIPQHELRSVKTDFLPYKDLPDKSCRGTMGGSCPVTILMTGDKQPLALSANIFSTSFAVNSSDLLPTLANNVLGTTIAADKNNYADPGLASGLPIYSIQPLCNANSTWPLSLEKIQTEVKCVQGLCLWRNNSADVNNELFKGSYRGNPAGITNEIAAAYDLMSTDKRNFNVTIWYNSTYKDEFSIGPVKLVRVPRSINLISNAYLKFLKGPGIRILFEFVKEVPKHATILNTDIASLLGPLFFTWVVLLLFPVILTSLVYEKQERLRIIMKMHGLSDGPYWLISYAYFLTISVLYVASLVIFGSVIGLKYFRLNTYSIQFVFYFIYLNLQIALSFLVSSIFSKVKTVTVVAYIIVYGSGLLGSFLFQKMLETQSFPEEWIVALELYPGFSLYRGLYEFSQYASRGSGMKWQDISDSGMGEVLCIMSIEWFLALIIAFYIDQVFSSGKHPFFFLNPSKKSSSIPSKPTVQRMDSKKVSIDMGKIDVSQEREKVQQLRNEGSAGHAILCDNLKKVYPGRDGNPPKMAVRGLYLDVPSGECFGMLGPNGAGKTSFISMMTGLLKPSSGTALVQGLDICKDMNKVYTSMGVCPQHDLLWETLTGREHLLFYGRLKNFKGSALTHAVEESLKSVSLFDGGVGDKPAGNYSGGMKRRLSVAISLIGNPKVVYLDEPSTGLDPASRKNLWDVIQRAKQNTAIILTTHSMEEAEFLCDRLGIFVDGALQCIGNSKELKSRYGGSYVFTMTTSSEHEEDVERLVSTVSPNAKKVYHLAGTQKFELPKNEVRIAEVFRAVEKAKSNFTVFAWGLADTTLEDVFIKVAKSAQAFISLS, from the exons ATGGCTGATCCTAGTCCCGCAAGTTTTGGGACGCAGGCAAATGCGTTACTCAGGAAAAACTTAACGTACCAG AGGAAACATATATGGACGAATGTTAGGCTCATCCTAGTTCCACTCTTCCTCTGCTTAATTCTCCTAGCGATTCAGCATGTGATGGATGCGCTCATGAAGAGTGTCTCTGATATGGCTGGTGACTGTAAAAGTAACCCTAATTTATCTGGTGGTAAGTGTCCCATCCCAAACCCTCCAATGTTGCCTCCCATGTTGCAGATTCCACAACATGAACTCCGTTCTGTTAAAACCGATTTTCTTCCCTACAAAGACCTCCCTGACAAGTCATGTAGAGGAACAATGGGAGGATCTTGTCCTGTAACTATACTTATGACTGGTGACAAACAGCCCCTTG CTTTATCCGCGAATATATTTTCTACCTCTTTCGCGGTTAATTCCTCCGACCTCTTGCCTACTTTAGCCAATAATGTCTTG GGCACAACAATCGCAGCAGATAAAAACAATTACGCAGATCCAGGGCTTGCCTCAGGTCTCCCTATCTACAGTATCCAACCTCTTTGCAATGCAAACTCTACATGGCCACTCTCTCTTGAAAAAATCCAGACAG AGGTGAAGTGTGTTCAAGGGTTGTGTCTCTGGAGAAATAACTCTGCAGATGTCAATAATGAGCTTTTCAAGGGTAGTTATAGGGGAAACCCTGCTGGAATTACAAATGAGATCGCTGCAG CATACGATCTCATGAGTACGGATAAGAGGAACTTCAATGTGACCATCTGGTATAACTCAACCTACAAAGACGAGTTTTCAATTGGGCCTGTGAAGCTGGTCCGAGTTCCCCGATCTATCAATCTG ATATCAAATGCTTATCTAAAGTTTCTGAAAGGCCCCGGGATAAGGATATTATTTGAGTTTGTCAAAGAAGTTCCTAAACACGCAACTATATTGAACACTGACATAGCGTCCTTGCTTGGTCCACTTTTCTTCACTTGGGTTGTTCTTCTTTTGTTCCCT GTGATCTTGACATCATTGGTGTATGAGAAACAAGAACGTCTAAGAATTATAATGAAAATGCATGGCTTAAGCGATGGTCCGTATTGGTTGATTTCATATGCCTATTTTCTAACTATATCCGTGTTGTATGTCGCTTCTTTGGTGATCTTCGGATCAGTAATAGGACTCAAGTACTTTCGGCTCAATACCTATAGCATCCAGTtcgttttctattttatctacTTGAATCTACAAATCGCTCTTTCCTTTCTTGTTTCTTCAATATTCTCAAAGGTTAAGACTGTTACAG TCGTTGCTTACATAATTGTGTACGGTAGTGGGCTCTTGGGAAGCTTTCTCTTCCAAAAGATGCTTGAAACTCAGTCATTTCCGG AGGAATGGATTGTTGCCTTGGAATTGTATCCTGGGTTTTCTCTATACCGGGGGTTGTATGAGTTCTCACAATATGCCTCCAGGGGAAGTGGGATGAAGTGGCAAGATATCAGTGATAGTGGAATGGGTGAAGTTTTATGCATCATGTCGATAGAGTGGTTTCTGGCTCTCATCATAGCCTTCTATATTGATCAAGTTTTCTCATCTGGGAAGCAccctttctttttcttgaacCCTTCCAAGAAGTCTTCTTCTATACCAAGTAAGCCTACCGTGCAGAGGATGGATTCTAAAAAAGTCTCCATAGACATGGGGAAAATAGATGTCAGTCAGGAG AGGGAAAAGGTGCAACAATTGAGAAATGAAGGTAGCGCAGGGCACGCCATCTTGTGTGACAACTTGAAAAAAGTGTATCCAGGTAGAGATGGTAACCCTCCAAAAATGGCAGTAAGAGGGTTATATCTCGACGTTCCTTCAGGAGAATGCTTCGGCATGCTTGGACCTAATGGCGCTGGAAAAACATCCTTCATCAGTATG ATGACAGGGCTACTCAAACCTTCATCTGGAACAGCATTGGTTCAGGGTTTGGACATATGCAAGGATATGAACAAAGTATACACTAGCATGGGCGTTTGCCCACAACACGA CTTGCTTTGGGAGACACTAACAGGGAGAGAACATCTTCTCTTCTACGGGCGACTCAAGAACTTTAAGGGCTCTGCTCTAAcgcat GCCGTGGAAGAATCTCTAAAGAGTGTAAGCCTTTTCGACGGAGGAGTTGGCGACAAACCTGCTGGAAATTACAGTGGAGGTATGAAAAGGCGGCTTAGTGTCGCTATATCACTTATTGGGAACCCCAAG GTAGTTTATTTGGATGAGCCAAGCACAGGACTTGATCCAGCCTCGAGGAAGAACTTATGGGATGTGATTCAGCGTGCAAAACAAAACACAGCAATTATCCTCACAa CTCACTCGATGGAAGAAGCAGAGTTTCTATGCGATCGATTGGGAATATTCGTAGACGGGGCCTTGCAATGCATAGGAAACTCCAAGGAACTAAAGAGCAGATACGGTGGATCGTATGTGTTCACGATGACAACATCTTCAGAACATGAGGAAGATGTTGAGAGATTGGTATCAACTGTGTCTCCCAACGCCAAGAAAGTATATCATCTCGCTGGTACACAGAAGTTCGAGCTCCCAAAGAACGAAGTTAGGATTGCTGAGGTGTTTAGGGCTGTAGAAAAGGCTAAATCCAACTTCACAGTCTTTGCTTGGGGACTTGCCGACACAACTCTCGAAGATGTCTTCATCAAAGTCGCTAAATCTGCTCAAGCCTTCATTTCCTTGTCTTGA
- the LOC130510569 gene encoding ABC transporter A family member 12-like isoform X1, with translation MADPSPASFGTQANALLRKNLTYQRKHIWTNVRLILVPLFLCLILLAIQHVMDALMKSVSDMAGDCKSNPNLSGGKCPIPNPPMLPPMLQIPQHELRSVKTDFLPYKDLPDKSCRGTMGGSCPVTILMTGDKQPLGKSLSANIFSTSFAVNSSDLLPTLANNVLGTTIAADKNNYADPGLASGLPIYSIQPLCNANSTWPLSLEKIQTEVKCVQGLCLWRNNSADVNNELFKGSYRGNPAGITNEIAAAYDLMSTDKRNFNVTIWYNSTYKDEFSIGPVKLVRVPRSINLISNAYLKFLKGPGIRILFEFVKEVPKHATILNTDIASLLGPLFFTWVVLLLFPVILTSLVYEKQERLRIIMKMHGLSDGPYWLISYAYFLTISVLYVASLVIFGSVIGLKYFRLNTYSIQFVFYFIYLNLQIALSFLVSSIFSKVKTVTVVAYIIVYGSGLLGSFLFQKMLETQSFPEEWIVALELYPGFSLYRGLYEFSQYASRGSGMKWQDISDSGMGEVLCIMSIEWFLALIIAFYIDQVFSSGKHPFFFLNPSKKSSSIPSKPTVQRMDSKKVSIDMGKIDVSQEREKVQQLRNEGSAGHAILCDNLKKVYPGRDGNPPKMAVRGLYLDVPSGECFGMLGPNGAGKTSFISMMTGLLKPSSGTALVQGLDICKDMNKVYTSMGVCPQHDLLWETLTGREHLLFYGRLKNFKGSALTHAVEESLKSVSLFDGGVGDKPAGNYSGGMKRRLSVAISLIGNPKVVYLDEPSTGLDPASRKNLWDVIQRAKQNTAIILTTHSMEEAEFLCDRLGIFVDGALQCIGNSKELKSRYGGSYVFTMTTSSEHEEDVERLVSTVSPNAKKVYHLAGTQKFELPKNEVRIAEVFRAVEKAKSNFTVFAWGLADTTLEDVFIKVAKSAQAFISLS, from the exons ATGGCTGATCCTAGTCCCGCAAGTTTTGGGACGCAGGCAAATGCGTTACTCAGGAAAAACTTAACGTACCAG AGGAAACATATATGGACGAATGTTAGGCTCATCCTAGTTCCACTCTTCCTCTGCTTAATTCTCCTAGCGATTCAGCATGTGATGGATGCGCTCATGAAGAGTGTCTCTGATATGGCTGGTGACTGTAAAAGTAACCCTAATTTATCTGGTGGTAAGTGTCCCATCCCAAACCCTCCAATGTTGCCTCCCATGTTGCAGATTCCACAACATGAACTCCGTTCTGTTAAAACCGATTTTCTTCCCTACAAAGACCTCCCTGACAAGTCATGTAGAGGAACAATGGGAGGATCTTGTCCTGTAACTATACTTATGACTGGTGACAAACAGCCCCTTGGTAAAT CTTTATCCGCGAATATATTTTCTACCTCTTTCGCGGTTAATTCCTCCGACCTCTTGCCTACTTTAGCCAATAATGTCTTG GGCACAACAATCGCAGCAGATAAAAACAATTACGCAGATCCAGGGCTTGCCTCAGGTCTCCCTATCTACAGTATCCAACCTCTTTGCAATGCAAACTCTACATGGCCACTCTCTCTTGAAAAAATCCAGACAG AGGTGAAGTGTGTTCAAGGGTTGTGTCTCTGGAGAAATAACTCTGCAGATGTCAATAATGAGCTTTTCAAGGGTAGTTATAGGGGAAACCCTGCTGGAATTACAAATGAGATCGCTGCAG CATACGATCTCATGAGTACGGATAAGAGGAACTTCAATGTGACCATCTGGTATAACTCAACCTACAAAGACGAGTTTTCAATTGGGCCTGTGAAGCTGGTCCGAGTTCCCCGATCTATCAATCTG ATATCAAATGCTTATCTAAAGTTTCTGAAAGGCCCCGGGATAAGGATATTATTTGAGTTTGTCAAAGAAGTTCCTAAACACGCAACTATATTGAACACTGACATAGCGTCCTTGCTTGGTCCACTTTTCTTCACTTGGGTTGTTCTTCTTTTGTTCCCT GTGATCTTGACATCATTGGTGTATGAGAAACAAGAACGTCTAAGAATTATAATGAAAATGCATGGCTTAAGCGATGGTCCGTATTGGTTGATTTCATATGCCTATTTTCTAACTATATCCGTGTTGTATGTCGCTTCTTTGGTGATCTTCGGATCAGTAATAGGACTCAAGTACTTTCGGCTCAATACCTATAGCATCCAGTtcgttttctattttatctacTTGAATCTACAAATCGCTCTTTCCTTTCTTGTTTCTTCAATATTCTCAAAGGTTAAGACTGTTACAG TCGTTGCTTACATAATTGTGTACGGTAGTGGGCTCTTGGGAAGCTTTCTCTTCCAAAAGATGCTTGAAACTCAGTCATTTCCGG AGGAATGGATTGTTGCCTTGGAATTGTATCCTGGGTTTTCTCTATACCGGGGGTTGTATGAGTTCTCACAATATGCCTCCAGGGGAAGTGGGATGAAGTGGCAAGATATCAGTGATAGTGGAATGGGTGAAGTTTTATGCATCATGTCGATAGAGTGGTTTCTGGCTCTCATCATAGCCTTCTATATTGATCAAGTTTTCTCATCTGGGAAGCAccctttctttttcttgaacCCTTCCAAGAAGTCTTCTTCTATACCAAGTAAGCCTACCGTGCAGAGGATGGATTCTAAAAAAGTCTCCATAGACATGGGGAAAATAGATGTCAGTCAGGAG AGGGAAAAGGTGCAACAATTGAGAAATGAAGGTAGCGCAGGGCACGCCATCTTGTGTGACAACTTGAAAAAAGTGTATCCAGGTAGAGATGGTAACCCTCCAAAAATGGCAGTAAGAGGGTTATATCTCGACGTTCCTTCAGGAGAATGCTTCGGCATGCTTGGACCTAATGGCGCTGGAAAAACATCCTTCATCAGTATG ATGACAGGGCTACTCAAACCTTCATCTGGAACAGCATTGGTTCAGGGTTTGGACATATGCAAGGATATGAACAAAGTATACACTAGCATGGGCGTTTGCCCACAACACGA CTTGCTTTGGGAGACACTAACAGGGAGAGAACATCTTCTCTTCTACGGGCGACTCAAGAACTTTAAGGGCTCTGCTCTAAcgcat GCCGTGGAAGAATCTCTAAAGAGTGTAAGCCTTTTCGACGGAGGAGTTGGCGACAAACCTGCTGGAAATTACAGTGGAGGTATGAAAAGGCGGCTTAGTGTCGCTATATCACTTATTGGGAACCCCAAG GTAGTTTATTTGGATGAGCCAAGCACAGGACTTGATCCAGCCTCGAGGAAGAACTTATGGGATGTGATTCAGCGTGCAAAACAAAACACAGCAATTATCCTCACAa CTCACTCGATGGAAGAAGCAGAGTTTCTATGCGATCGATTGGGAATATTCGTAGACGGGGCCTTGCAATGCATAGGAAACTCCAAGGAACTAAAGAGCAGATACGGTGGATCGTATGTGTTCACGATGACAACATCTTCAGAACATGAGGAAGATGTTGAGAGATTGGTATCAACTGTGTCTCCCAACGCCAAGAAAGTATATCATCTCGCTGGTACACAGAAGTTCGAGCTCCCAAAGAACGAAGTTAGGATTGCTGAGGTGTTTAGGGCTGTAGAAAAGGCTAAATCCAACTTCACAGTCTTTGCTTGGGGACTTGCCGACACAACTCTCGAAGATGTCTTCATCAAAGTCGCTAAATCTGCTCAAGCCTTCATTTCCTTGTCTTGA